GCGCCAGTTTGTGGACGAGTTCAATGCCCTCAAGCAAGGCGGGCATGGCCACTTATCGATTGGCGCCATCACCGGCTCCGCGGCCCATTTGCTGGTGGCGTCTGTGGCTGAAATCCAGCGTTTGCGACCTTTGCTGGTGCTCAAAATTCTGGAGCAGAGCAGCGACCAGTTGGTGCTATGGCTGGCAGAGCGCAAGATCGACCTGATGATTGGTCGCTTCACCGAAGATGCGCAGCGCAGCCAGTTCCATTACGAGCGTTTGTCTGCCGAGCCACTGCAGGTGGTGGCCGGGCTGCACCACCCTTTGCGCGGCACGGTGGACCTGGCCTTGACCGAGCTGGCCCACTGGCCCTGGATTCTGTACCCCGCCTCTACCGCCGTGCGCAAGGTGTCTGACGATATCTTTGGCAGCGCCGGGCTGGCGCCCACCTCCGGGGTGGTGGAGACGCCTTCTTTTTTATTTGCACTGGAGTTGATGCACGCCACCGACATGCTGTCGCTGCAGCCCGCTGCGCTGGTCGAAAAATACGTGAACAAAGGCCTGCTGGCCCGCATCCCGGTGGAGCTGCCGGACCGCATGCCCGACTACGGCCTGATCACCCGGCTGGGCGAGCCGCCGACACCGGCCGCGCAGGCCTTCATGGACGTGCTGCGCGAGGCGGCCAGTCGTCCAATGGACGGTTTTTGATCGCCCCGATCCATAACGAACAGTTATTGAAAAACAGGTTGATGGCTGCAGGCCAGCGCTGCGCCTCACGGGGCAATGGCCCTGCGAGGTGGCTCTGAATCGCAGCTTTCAGTGCAAGGCGCCCCGAGCCGTTATGCTCTGCGCCCCTTCTTCGCCTCCTTGGCTTTTTTCGCCCCGCCCATGCAAGACACCCACGACACGACCGACGCTATTCAGGAACCACGCCTTTGGAGCGACGGCCGCTGGACGGCGCGTGTCGTCAAAAATGAAGACGACGACGGTTGGGCCGTGGCGATGACCCTGCAGGGTGAGGCCGAGCCCGCCCTGGTGGGCCCGTGGACCATGGGGCGCGACAAGAAGAACCCCAAGCCCCTGGATGTGTCGGCTTTCAATACCCTGGTCAAAACCGCCAGCGAGGTGATTCGCCGCCACGAGCAGCAGTTGCATGCCCAGCTCAACAAGAGTGTGCACATCACCGTGCAAGGCCAGCGCCTGCGGGTGGCCCTGGCCATCGTGCCGGACGAGGAGGGCGCCACGGCCACCTTGAGCGCGCAGGACGAACTGGGGGAAGAGCTGGGGCGCGTGCGTGTGCCGCCCACCTTCAAGCTCACGGTTGCCAGTGCTGCCGCCTGGGCCGAGGGCGGCTTTGAGCGGCCCCGGTAAGGCATGCACAGCAGCGCTTGACCACGCAGCCCCTGGAACTTAGCCCCTGAGAATCGCACTGCCAGAGCGGGCAAAGCAGCTGCCTATCACTGCACGCCTGGGCGGACCTAGAATCGCTTGCGTCGGGCTTGGAGCTTTTTCACGCCCGGCAGCGTTCTCAGGGCGGGGTGAAATTCCCCACCGGCGGTATCTGTGGCCTCACAAGGTTGCAGGAGCCCGCGAGCGCCTGCAGGGCCGTTCCTTCTTGTGGAAGAACCACCCCGCAGGGTCAGCAGATCTGGTGCGATGCCAGAGCCGACGGTCACAGTCCGGATGAAAGAGATCGCGAAACCATGGGCCTCCCGTTCAGTGGGGTGCCTGTGTGTGGTGCTGCGCGTGTAGCGGCGGCTGGCTTGCTGTCCCTTGTTGTGGCAGAGCAGGTGGGCTGCGCAATGTGCGTGGTGCTGTGCGCGGGTGCCTTTTGTGGCACGGGTGCCCTTGTTCGCGCGCCCTGATTCTGGTAACCCTTTCTTCGCAACGAGATAAGTCCATGAATCAGTCCTTCCACTCCCATGCCGCAGCCGCCAACGCCGAGTTGGGCCGCACCAGCGCAGTGCCCCGCAACGAGCGCGTGGCCATTCTCTGCGCCAACTGGCATCGGGACATCGTTCACCAGGCCCGCGATGCTGCGGTGGCAGAGTTCGCTCGCAGTGGCTTGTCGCCCAGCCAGGTGGTGCACTACGAGGTGCCTGGAGCCTTCGAGATACCGCTGCTGGCCAAAAAGCTGGCGCGCAGCGGGCGCTACGACGCCATCGTGGCTTGCGCGCTGGTGGTGAACGGTGGCATCTACCGCCACGAGTTTGTGACCTCTGCCGTGATCGACGGGATGATGCGTGTGCAACTGGACACCGAAGTGCCCGTGTTGTCTGCCGTTCTCACCCCCCGCGACTTTCACGAGCACGAGGACCATCTGCGCTTTTACCGCGAGCACTTCGTGAAGAAGGGCGTTGAAGTGGCCCAGGCCTGCCTGGCCACGCTGGACAATCTGAGCGCCCTGGTGGAGCCAGACAGTCAGTGATTGATTTGCTATTAAAAATATAGCTGCTAGCGCTGGTGTATCAAGCGCTGAAGTGTATTTTTATTTGGATTCTCAGCGGATGGCCGCCTCGGCGAAGTGGCTGGCCAGGGCGCTGCCGGATATTGCAAACCGTC
This Acidovorax sp. 106 DNA region includes the following protein-coding sequences:
- a CDS encoding LysR family transcriptional regulator; amino-acid sequence: MGADIFPGKPLSLAQACARLRFRHLQFLDILGRTRNLRLTAEQMHVTQPAATKILMDIEEILEARLFDRLSRGMRPNELGLFTLRYASAVLDGQRQFVDEFNALKQGGHGHLSIGAITGSAAHLLVASVAEIQRLRPLLVLKILEQSSDQLVLWLAERKIDLMIGRFTEDAQRSQFHYERLSAEPLQVVAGLHHPLRGTVDLALTELAHWPWILYPASTAVRKVSDDIFGSAGLAPTSGVVETPSFLFALELMHATDMLSLQPAALVEKYVNKGLLARIPVELPDRMPDYGLITRLGEPPTPAAQAFMDVLREAASRPMDGF
- a CDS encoding 6,7-dimethyl-8-ribityllumazine synthase, with the protein product MNQSFHSHAAAANAELGRTSAVPRNERVAILCANWHRDIVHQARDAAVAEFARSGLSPSQVVHYEVPGAFEIPLLAKKLARSGRYDAIVACALVVNGGIYRHEFVTSAVIDGMMRVQLDTEVPVLSAVLTPRDFHEHEDHLRFYREHFVKKGVEVAQACLATLDNLSALVEPDSQ